The Jaculus jaculus isolate mJacJac1 chromosome 14, mJacJac1.mat.Y.cur, whole genome shotgun sequence nucleotide sequence TTCGGGGGCCAGGACACAGAAGGACTGGAAGGAGGCTGAGACTTGGACACGGGGCACAGATACTGACAAGGGACTAGATGACCCAAGAAAAAAACATCCTGGGAAAAAGGACAAAGAGACCAGcctgggtggtggggggggggggggtgacataggcctgaagagagaaacagagtccCAGAGAGAAAAAGGACACAGACTTGGAGTGAGTGACAACAGTCACGCAATAGGAGTGGATTGGGGAAGGGGGTCTCTGGATTCTGTGAGAAGGGTCAGGGACTCCGAATAAACAGGTGACTGAAATGGGGGGGCCGGACCCATAAAAGACAGAGATCTAGACCAGGGCATGGTAACAGGTGAGGAGTGGGAGATGCTGTCATTGGGAGAAGGCAGGCCGCCTATCTCATGCCAAGTGTCTAATGACAGGGACAGCTGGGGCTTTGGTAATTTGAACCCCCAGCACCCTCCTCCCACTGTATTTATAGCCCTGGCTTGGTCCCCTACCTCcatatctgaattccagccacagGAGGTCATGGAGGGGGTGGTTGAGGACTGGACTTCTTCACTGTTTCACGGACACCCACAGTCTCGCCACAATACCCCATCCTGGTTGGAACTTCTCTGTGGTTGTACCTCGAATCCTTGCAATTGAGGTACCCCTCTTTTCTGCTAGATACTCCCGTGACCTCTAGAGCCCTATGGTTCCTCAACTCGGTGCTCTAAAAGTCTAGCCTTTGTCTTTGCAGTTGCCAATGTTGAATTTGTTGGCAGACCAAAGTCAGGTCCCTTTATCCCCTCTCCTGGCCAATAAGACCCCTCAATCTaccccctcctcagtgggaggaGGGGCAGGCAATGAGGAACGGGATGTGACGAGAATAACTCAGGCTGAGAGTAAATTTAGCCACAGGGATGGGAGGGGAAAGACCCCATTGGCCTGGCAGCGGGGAGGGAGGGCTCAGGAACGGGGTCACAACTTGAGTCCACCTCAGAGGGGTGTCCAGTGCCGGAGGAAGATAGAGACTGAAAGAGATTATAACAAGGACAGACACAGCCTGAAAGTCAGACCCCCAAAAGGAACAAGAACCCTGAACTGTCATCACGTAGCCATAGAGCTGAAGAAGCCAGGCCTGGGAGAAGCTCTGCTGCTTAAAGTCCCCATGGGCCACCAGAGGCCATGGCTGCATACTTCTCTCCTCTGGGCCACAGTGGCCAGCCTGCTCGTCCCTCCTGCAGTGACCCAGCAGCTGAGAGGATCTGGGGTGGGGCACGGCAACTGGAATAACAATGCAGGTGTCCCTGGGCCCTTGGAGGACATGTCGGCTGAATTTGGCCACCACATCCATGGCCACGGGCGTCATCAAGATGAGGAAGATGTTTCCATGGAAGACAGGCATCATCTCCACAGCCACAGAGACcacagagaagaggaggaagatctCTCCAGGGAATATGGCCATCAGCTCCAGGGCCATGAGCTGGGAGAGGAGAATGTCTCTGAGGAGGTCTTCACAGAACACGTTGCACAGGCCCATGGGCACAGGGGCCATGGCAATGGAGATGCAGGGAATCATTTCCCTGGCCACAAAAGCCACAGCCAGGAAGATGACGATGAGGATGACATTGTCTCCACAGAGCATCACCACCACATCCCCAGACATATTCACCAAGGCCATGGAGGGGAAGatgatgaagaagaggaggaggaaggagagaaaggtggggaggaGGCCTTGGAGTACAGGCAGAAGGCCCATGGTTATCAGGACCATGTGAAAGAAGGGGACGAAGAGGGCTCAGATGAACACCACCATGTCCCGAGCCACAGGCAACAAGGCCACAATGAAGACGAAGATGCTGATGAATCCACTGAGTATGGACGCCAGGCCCAAAGACACCAAGGCCAtggcaaagaagaaaatgaggatgACTCAAATGAACACCACCATGTCCCCAGCCATAGGCACCGAGgctatgaagaagaagaagatgatgatgatgatgatgatgaagacaaTGACTCTACTGAGTATGGACACCAAGCCCATGGTCACAAAGGCCGTGAGGAGGAATCAGACGAGGAAGACTCAGGGGAAGATTACCATCATGTCCCTGGTCACAGGCACCAAGGCCatgacaatgatgatgatgatgatgatgacgacgACGACTCTACTGAGGATGGACACAGTTACCAAGGCcacagggaggaagaggatgaggacaCCTCCAGTGAACACCATCATGTGCCTGACCACAGACACCAAGGCCACAGAGATGAGGAAGATGAGGACATGTCCACTGAACACTGGCACCAGgttctcacacatacacaccagagCCTTGCAGGTGACAAGCAGGAGGAAGAAGTCACAGTCAAGTTCAGCCACCATGTAGCAAGCCATCAATCCCAAAGCCATAAGAGAGATGACGAAGACTtcccagaaaaatttaaaatgcaagtCTCTGGCCATCACCACCACGGAGTCTCCAGGGGGGATGTTGAAGACAGCTCTGCTGAGTTTGGGCCCCAGACCCCCAGTCACAAGCCACAAGACCGACAGGATGAAGGCACTGGCCAGCGTCACCAAGAATCCATCCGAAGTGAGATTAACCACTGGCCCCCAGAGtccacttgggctggagacaaaCACCATTTGAGGGAGACTGATTCCGAAGAAGATGGGAAGGAAGAGGACCATAGCTCCCAGGAGGAAGATGATGATGGCTcagagcagagagaggaaggatcctaccatgaggaagaggaagaggaaggtcatggcctccacataagccaggaagaggaggaagagaaagagatgagTGAAGAGAGGGTTGAGATTCAGATTCCAGTAAGCCAAcatcagagggaggaggaggaagaggaggaggagggactggAGGAAGATATGCTTCCCTTCACCCTCATCCCTAACCCCCTGGCTGGGAGGGAGATGGTGGGAGAAGGTTCCAGTGAGGAGAGCAGAGAGGACACAGGTGAGTGGCCTGGCTGAGGGAGAGGGGGCAGACAGAGTCAGTGGGAGTCATAGCTCTTCTCCTATCCACACAGGCGCACACGATGCCCAGGAGTATGGGAGCTATCACCCGGGGTCCCTGTGTGGCTACTGCTCCTTCTGCAATGTAGGTCCTCAGCCCATACCCATCCACGTTGTCCCTAGAACCCTGGGGTTTGTGAGGGAGGACTGTAAGAGtgggagtgaaaaaaaaaaaaaaacatttccctAGTCACACTGGCAGCCAGAggctgggggtgggaggagaggcaTGATCCAGGAAGGAGAGGTCTGTATGTATGGTGTGGGGACAGCACCCTATGAGAGTTTGGGGTCCTGACACTCTTAGGCAGAGAGGACAAGCACTCTTAGGTCCTGCCCACAGAGACCGGGCCACATGTGGTCGCCCTGGGCTACTATGAAACTAGCATGGTGAAGACCGCAGAGCAGAGACTGAGCTAAGGCTGGGGAGTCAAAAAGGGAGTGACACCCTGTCTGTAGGAGTGTTAGGGTTTCTGTCTAAATCAGGCTCTTCCTGTCCCCAGAGGTGCACTGAATGTGAGAATTGCCAGTGTGACGAGGAGAACATGGGCGAACACTGTGACCAGTGCCAGGTGAGGCCTTCCTCAGGGGAACCATCTGAGTACCCCAGCCCTGACATGGTGGCGGTGGGCTGCAAACTTACCACACCCCCACCACCTCATGCCGTCTTGCTGCTGGCCCCACACTGACCCTCAGACCTGCACTACGGCCCTGACGCGGCCCTTcgtcattctctctcttggttCCTATCTGCAGCACTGTCAGTTTTGCTACCTCTGCCCGCTGGTCTGTGAAACGATCTGCACTCCAGGTGAGCCCAGGGCTAGTACTGCCCCTCCCCTCCTGTGCCCCGGAAACTCTGAGAGGGGGTGGGGCCAGACCAGAGGGGTGGGGCCATATTGAGAGGTTTAGACAGGTCAAAGGGCAAGTGGGTGGAACTGGAATTCAGGGCAAGAGGCAAAATAAAGTAATGGGAGAGTGTTatagtcaaaatacattatgtagtcaggtgtgatggtgcacgcccttagtctcagcacttgggatgaagtaggaggattgccgtgagttctaggccagcctgggactacagcgtgagttctgggtcagcctgggctagagtgaaaacctgccttgaaaaaaaatccgAACAAAAATTACgcatgtcatatatacatatgaaaattgtcaataaaattttaggTAAAAAAGAATCAGTGAAGATTAAGGGGACGTTCTAGAAAGAGCAGGTGAAGTCAACACAAATGAAAATCAAGGTTGGGGCCACTGGAGGACAAGCAGTACGAAAGCAAGAAGGGGCGTGGCCTTCAAAGGAGGCCGAGGAGTTGTTTGGGGCAGGAATTAGGAGAGAGTAGCTCCCCCTATTCCTGAATGTCCCCAATGTCACTCACTGAGCAACCTTCAAGCCTGGACTCTGCTGTCCCCACAGGAAGCTACGTGGATTATTTCACCTCTTCCCTGTATCagtaagtgtgggggggggaggggaggtctgGGGAGGTTTGCCGCTTAAGGACCCGGTTTAGAGAAACGCTGGGCCACCACGTTAAAGGAGAGCCCTGGGGCTCCCAAGCTTCCCCTGTGAAATGGGAGGGTCACGACTGCAAGGACTGGCTGACCTCTGTGTCCTTCTCTCCAGAGCCCTGGCCGATATGCTGGAGACACCAGAACCCTGAAGGGACAAGTGGCTCCTACAGGTGGATGTCCCTCCCTGGCCCTTAGACCCCTTACCACGAGCCATGTTCACTGCTCTGAATAAACGCGCCCCCTCCCCGGAACCTCAGTGTCAGGCGTGGGGTCCATCTTCAGGGCACAGTAGACGGGGTTGGGGACTGGACCTGACCTCGTGGGCCTGAGGCACGAGTGGGGCAGATGGTTGTGGTCCTGACCACAAAAGCCAATCAACACAGCTTTTTGAAACAGTTGTCTTTACCCGTGATCACAGAGTAACGCCTGGGGCCTGGAGGCCAACTGAGACTCGGGGTGCGTCGGCTCCCCGCCGTCCACCTTCCCCCATGCCACGTCGCCCCGCTGCATCATGGAAAGAGGGTTTTTTCCCATGCAAACCCCGGAGCCAAAGGGAAATCCGGAGCGCAGTGCTGCGCCCCCTTAGCCCTGGGCACAGACACGGCCACAGCACGGGGGTGGGGAGACCCCGGGGACACGAGACACGGGGGGGAGGGACAGGGGATCCGCCGGATGATGACCCCGGGGACTGGCGTCCGGACGCGGCGGGCGGGGCTGAGGGACGCAAGGGACGAGGCTCGTAGCAGCGAGTCCACCTCGGCTCCCGGCGGACTGGAGGGAAGACTTGGACCTCACCACTGCGCAGAAGGGGGGACGCCTCTCTGCACGTGCGGCCTGGGAGGAAGCCCCGCCCCCTCTCGGCAGGTGAAGGCCCCGCCTCCATTCGGAAACGGATCAATAAATTACAAAGTAGAGAAAAGGGAGGCGGAAGTTTGGGGCGGgatttcttcctgtcttcttccGCCGTGTCCCCTGGAGTCCAGCTCTGGTGGCTGGTCCAGGCCCAGTCCACGTGGGAGGCGGGGATGCGCGCTCCCCGATGGTGGGCGGGTGGTTCAGTCCTCAAGGGAGCTCCCGGACTCTGGTCCCCGCAGATGATGCTGGGGCAGGGTGGCGAGTCGGCCCAGCCCGGGAAGGTCTTCCATCCCGTGAGGTCACCTGCACCGAGGCCGAACAGTTCATGGAGGGGGACGATCCAGTGCGCCACCCCTGTCCCCTAGGTCTCCCGGCACAGTCCTCACCTGGACTTCCATACTAGCAGGAATAGGTCCGGACTGAAACACCATCAGCCCGGGAACTGCCGGAAGTCTGGCCTGGAAGGAGAACAGCAGATGTTCAGCTTGGAACCCACCCTATGATTTCCCTAGGCATTTAAGAAAGtttatttagagagggagagagaaagaggcgggcgGGGGGATGGAGAAGAATAGGCGagccagggcccccagtcactgcaaatgaactccagaggcttgcacatctgtgcatctggcttatgtgggtactgggcagtcaaacctgggtcctttggctttgcaggcaagcaccttagccgctaagccatctctgcagccctccctgggattctttttttttttttttaggcagggtctcactctggcccagtctgacctgtaaatcgctatgtaatctcagggtggcctcgaactcacggtgatcctcccacctctgcctcctaagtgctaggattaaaggcgtgcgccataaCGCCTGGGCCCCCTCCCTaggaatttttaattattatattttatttttactctcagcactggcaagcaagcattctactgctgagccacgccccccaGCCTCactggattctaggcaggagctctgccacttgGCAACATACCCAGCCCTGGCGTGTGTGCAGGGATGTAAGTGCACCTGGAAACCAGGGGTCAACGTAGGGTGTTTCCCTCTCTCAGGCTCCACTTTATCTTTTAAGatagcctctcactgaacctggagctcagcaaTTTGGCTAGAATAGCTGTCTTGTCCCCTAGCTTTTATTTTAGTGCTAGGGATCTGAAGTTTAccggtgagccatctccccagattttttttcttttttgagctagggtctcactacagctcaggctgccctggaattcactatgtagtctcagcatggcctcgaactcacggtgattcttctacctctgcctcccaagtgccaggattaaaggcgtgcgccaccacacatggctccccagatttgtttttcatcttgaggcagtgtctcactaagtttcccaggctCCCCTAAACTCATTCTTTAGCTCAGGGAGACACGGAACCTGGCAGTCCAAGAGCCTCCAGCTCGTGGGTAGCTGTGACAGGGAGGACCCCAGGGTCGGATTCTCCAAGGTTTTGGTCACCTTGGCCTCAACCCCAGGTTCCCTCCCCTGGACTTGAACTTCAGTCCCTCCCTACATCCCCACCTGGACCTGCTCTCACCTAGATACCTGTCTTTTCTCTGGGACCTGGGACTCAAATACACTGCTCAAATGACTGATATAATTTCCTACCCTGGGAAGATATGAAATTAACCCATTTCAAGAAGAGTGTCTGGCAAGTTGTCCCCAAAGCTGAAAAGTTAGACTGGTCCCTGTCCTACCCTAGGGAGAGGGAGCAACGGTCACATTTGGGAATACCCTACCTTCGGGCTGTAGTTTTCGGAGTGGGAGCCCAGGAGAGCCCAAGGCTCCTGCTGCAGCTGAGCGAAAGTTGGGGGGTAACATTTCAGCTGAGTCGGGAGTTACACCCCGAAGGTCCTTTTCTCGGAACATCTTCCTCCAAGATGGGGAGCGGCTAAAGGACTTGGCAGTGTCCTAGGTATAGGATGGAGACAGAGGGTGAGGGGCCAGGGTGGGAATTCTGACTACCCATTCCTCTGACTTGGCTCCTTCCCTGACCCTACCACCAACCACCATAGGTTGGCAAAGTCAAAATTCCACCCATAATTGTGTTAATTCTGAGGTGAAACTGGAGGCAGGGCCTCGGAGTTCCTTCTTGGCCCACCTCGTCCAGCCGCCTGTCTGTGCCCAGCGAGATGAGGTTGCTGAATTCCTTCTCCAGCAGTTGTCGGGCCTggacagagaggagggacagagggGAAAGAGTGGCTGGAGCATGCATGCTGcaaagtgtgtgttgggggggaggttCCACCATCCTCCCAGACACAGCTGTGGCTCACCTGCGAATTCTGTGTGGGAATTTGTAAAA carries:
- the Hrc gene encoding sarcoplasmic reticulum histidine-rich calcium-binding protein isoform X2, with translation MLNLLADQSQVPLSPLLANKTPQSTPSSVGGGAGNEERDVTRITQAESKFSHRDGRGKTPLAWQRGGRAQERGHNLSPPQRGVQCRRKIETERDYNKDRHSLKVRPPKGTRTLNCHHVAIELKKPGLGEALLLKVPMGHQRPWLHTSLLWATVASLLVPPAVTQQLRGSGVGHGNWNNNAGVPGPLEDMSAEFGHHIHGHGRHQDEEDVSMEDRHHLHSHRDHREEEEDLSREYGHQLQGHELGEENVSEEVFTEHVAQAHGHRGHGNGDAGNHFPGHKSHSQEDDDEDDIVSTEHHHHIPRHIHQGHGGEDDEEEEEEGEKGGEEALEYRQKAHGYQDHVKEGDEEGSDEHHHVPSHRQQGHNEDEDADESTEYGRQAQRHQGHGKEENEDDSNEHHHVPSHRHRGYEEEEDDDDDDDEDNDSTEYGHQAHGHKGREEESDEEDSGEDYHHVPGHRHQGHDNDDDDDDDDDDSTEDGHSYQGHREEEDEDTSSEHHHVPDHRHQGHRDEEDEDMSTEHWHQVLTHTHQSLAGDKQEEEVTVKFSHHVASHQSQSHKRDDEDFPEKFKMQVSGHHHHGVSRGDVEDSSAEFGPQTPSHKPQDRQDEGTGQRHQESIRSEINHWPPESTWAGDKHHLRETDSEEDGKEEDHSSQEEDDDGSEQREEGSYHEEEEEEGHGLHISQEEEEEKEMSEERVEIQIPAHTMPRSMGAITRGPCVATAPSAIGALNVRIASVTRRTWANTVTSASTVSFATSARWSVKRSALQEATWIISPLPCIKPWPICWRHQNPEGTSGSYRWMSLPGP
- the Hrc gene encoding sarcoplasmic reticulum histidine-rich calcium-binding protein isoform X1, translating into MLNLLADQSQVPLSPLLANKTPQSTPSSVGGGAGNEERDVTRITQAESKFSHRDGRGKTPLAWQRGGRAQERGHNLSPPQRGVQCRRKIETERDYNKDRHSLKVRPPKGTRTLNCHHVAIELKKPGLGEALLLKVPMGHQRPWLHTSLLWATVASLLVPPAVTQQLRGSGVGHGNWNNNAGVPGPLEDMSAEFGHHIHGHGRHQDEEDVSMEDRHHLHSHRDHREEEEDLSREYGHQLQGHELGEENVSEEVFTEHVAQAHGHRGHGNGDAGNHFPGHKSHSQEDDDEDDIVSTEHHHHIPRHIHQGHGGEDDEEEEEEGEKGGEEALEYRQKAHGYQDHVKEGDEEGSDEHHHVPSHRQQGHNEDEDADESTEYGRQAQRHQGHGKEENEDDSNEHHHVPSHRHRGYEEEEDDDDDDDEDNDSTEYGHQAHGHKGREEESDEEDSGEDYHHVPGHRHQGHDNDDDDDDDDDDSTEDGHSYQGHREEEDEDTSSEHHHVPDHRHQGHRDEEDEDMSTEHWHQVLTHTHQSLAGDKQEEEVTVKFSHHVASHQSQSHKRDDEDFPEKFKMQVSGHHHHGVSRGDVEDSSAEFGPQTPSHKPQDRQDEGTGQRHQESIRSEINHWPPESTWAGDKHHLRETDSEEDGKEEDHSSQEEDDDGSEQREEGSYHEEEEEEGHGLHISQEEEEEKEMSEERVEIQIPVSQHQREEEEEEEEGLEEDMLPFTLIPNPLAGREMVGEGSSEESREDTGAHDAQEYGSYHPGSLCGYCSFCNRCTECENCQCDEENMGEHCDQCQHCQFCYLCPLVCETICTPGSYVDYFTSSLYQALADMLETPEP